CCACCAGTCCCAACATCAGCGGCGAGCAGGTGGTGGTCACCGATGCCGACGGCCGCTACCGCATCCCGCAGCTGCCCCCGGGCAACTACAGCCTGCGCTTCGAGAAGGAGTCCTTCCAGCCGTACAGCCGCTCCGGCGTCCAGCTGCGCGCGGACCGCACCATCCGCGTGAACGTGGAGCTGCTGCCGGCGGGCCTGCAGGAGACGTTGGTGGTGCAGGGCACCGCGCCGAGCATCGACGTGGGCTCCACCTCCACGGGCGTCAACGTGGGCGCGGACTTCGTGCGCGGCGTCACGGTGACGCGCCCTTCGGGCAGTGGCGGCGCGGCGCGCTCGTTCGAGGGGCTCACCGGCTCCTCCTCGCAGAGCGAGGCGGTGCTCACCTCGGTGGGGCTCGCTCCGCCCGCGGGCTGGGTGCGGCCGCAGCTGGATGCGCGCCTGCCGGCGGAGAGCGCAGGGGGCCGCGACCTGGACTTCCGTGCGGCGCGCCCGGAGACGGTGCGCACCGGCGGCAGCCTGCGCCAGGTGCCGCTGTTCAGCGAGAGCTGGCCGGTGAAGGTGGAGCGCGAGTTGTACCCGGCGCTCGCGCAGGACGCCTTCCTCGTCGCCGAGCTGAAGAGCCCCGCGCGCCAGGTGCTACCCGGCGGCGACGCGCAGCTCTACGTGGGCGCGGACCCGGCCGGCAGCGCACGGCTGCAGGTGGTGGCGCCCGGTGAGCCCTTCACGCTGCCGCTCGGGCTCGACCGCGCGGTGCACCCGGCGCGCAACGTGCAGCAGGTCACGGCGGAGCGGGGCTTCATCGGCAAGGACGAGGTGACGGAGTACCTCACCACCATCGAAGTGGCGAACCCGTACCCCTTCGCGCTGCCCGTGCGCGTCCACGACCAGTGGCCCCTGAGCCGCAGCGAGGACGTGCAGGTGCGCCTGCTCAGCACCGAGCCCTATGCCGAGCAGGACGAGGTGAAGGGTGCGCTCACCTGGCGCCTCACCGTGCCCCCTTCCGGCAAGACCACCGTCTCCTTCCGCTACTCCGTGCGCCGCCCCAAGGGCTGGCGCCTGCACCAGCAACAGTGAGGACTCCCATGCGCTCCGTGTCCCCCTTCGTCGCCCTCGTCCTCTCCGCGCTCGCCGCTCCGGCGGGCGCCTCCCCCTCGCGCATCGCCTCCGTGCTCGTCTACCCGGACCGCGCGCAGGTGACGCGCACCGTGTCCCTGCCGTGCGAGGGCCGCCCCGTCGCCGTCTTCGAGGGGCTGCCACCCTCCGCGGACCGGCTCTCCCTGCGCGCGCGCGCCGAGGGCGCGCAGGTGGAGAGCCTCGTGTACGAGCAGCGCGCGAGCGACACCCGCTACGGCGCCGAGGCCGAGGCGCTGGAGCAGCGCCGGCAGGTGCTCACCCGCGAGCTCGCGGCGCTAGACGATGCGCAGGAGAGCGCCCAGGCGCGCTGGCAGCTGGGCGCGCGCTTCAACGCCGTGGCCGTGGAGCAGGTGCAGCGCGAGCTGGCCGCACCTCGCCCGGATGCGCGGGCGTGGACGGCCGCCCTCGAGTCTGCGCTGGGCGCGCAGCTGGAGGCGGCCGCACGGAAGGCAGCGACGCTGGCGCGCGAGCGCGAGCTGCGCGCCGAGGCGCAGGAGGTGGACGCGCGCCTCGCCGCGCTCGCCGCCGCCAGCGAGCGCGGAGAGCGCCGGGCCGAGGTGCGGCTCACCTGCACCGCGCAGGGGGAGGCCCGCGTGGAGCTGAGCTACCTGGTGGGCGGGGCCGGCTGGGAGCCCACCTACGAGGCGCGCAGCGACGAGGCCCACGGCGCGGTAGAGCTCACCACGCTGGCCACCGTGCGCCAGCGCACGGGCGAGGACTGGCGCGGCGCGAAGGTGACGCTCTCCACCGCCGTACCGCTGCAGAACGCCACCCCGCCCGAGCTGCGTTCGCTGCAGCTGCGCGCGAGCGAGCGCCCCGAGGAGCGCAAGGTGCTGGTGCGCCGCGACGAGTACCGCGAGCACGCCCGGGCGGGCAGCGGCGAGTCGGCCCTGGAGTCGGGCGCGCAGGACCTGCGGGCGAGCGCCCAGGGGCTCTCGGTGCAGCTCCAGGTTCCCGACGCCGCGGACGTGCCGGGCGACGGCACGGCGGTGCGCCTGCAGGTGGCCCGCACGCGCCTGAGGGCCACCTTCCACTTCCGCGCCGTGCCCAAGCTGCTGCCGGCGGTGTTCCGCGTGGCGCGCCTGACCAACGCCGCGCCCTTCCCGCTGCTGCCGGGCAGCGTGGAGCTGTTCCGCCCTTCGGGCTTCCTCGGCCGCCAGACGCTGGAGCGCGTGGCGCAGGGGGCGCCCTTCGAGCTCACCTTCGGCCAGGACGAGGGGCTGCGCGTGGAGCGCGCGGTGGTGGACGAGGTGCGGCGCACCCAGGGGCTCTTCGGCGGCCGCTACCGCTTCCGCTACGCCTACCGCTTCACGCTGGCCAACCACCACGCCGGCGCCGAGGACGTGGAGCTGGCTGAGCACCTGCCCGTCTCGGAGCTCGACGACGTGTCGGTGCGGCTGGAGGACACGACGAGCGCCGGCTACCAGCTCGACACGGGCGACGGCATCGCCACCTGGCGCGTGCGGCTCGCGCCGGGCGAGCGCCGCACGCTGGAGCTCGCCTTCCACGTGGACGTGCCGACCGAGTACGAGCTCGGCGACCTGTAGTTCCGGGCGGCGTGCGCGCGGCGCCTCAGGGCCGCGCGTACGGCGCCACGTTGCTCCGGATGCGCTTCCACTCCGCCTGGGTGAGCGGCAGCAGCGGGTAGATCCGGCCGTAGTAGTCCGCCAGGTCTCCGGTGAAGGGCCAGTCGGAGGCGGGCAGGAAGTGCGCGGGGCCGATCCGCCGGATGAGCGCGACGAGCGCGTCCCGGTCGCCGGGGGCAGTGTCCTTCGTCCAGACCCCCGCGAGGTCGAACCAGACGTTGCGAAAGCGCTTCGGCTCCGCCTCGATGGCGTCGGCGAACGCGCCCAGCGCCGCGAGGGTGGCCTTGTCGATGCCGCCCCAGCCGCCCGCGTGCGCAATCTGCACGGGCGTGCTCCCGGCAGCCGGCAGCACCTCGGTGAGGAAGCGCTGAACGTCCCGCGCGCCGTAGTCGCCCGCGCGCGTGCGCAGGTGGATCATGACCGCGAGCTTCGCCTCGGCGGCGGCGCGGAAGGTGGCAGCGAGCGCGGTCACGTCGGCATCGCGCCGCAGGTCCACCCCCGCGCTGGTGAGGTGCAGCTTGAGCCCCGTGACGGCAGGGTTGCCGCGCCAGCGCGCAATCTCCGGCAGCGCGGTCGGGGTGGTGGGGTCCACCGCGATGAAGGCGGAGAGGCGCTTCGGGTACCGGCGGGCCAGCGCCACGGTCCAGTCGTTCGCCGCCCGCAGCAGGGCCGCGCCATCGGGCCGCGCGGGGGAGATCATCGAGCTCTCGGCGAGGTAGCCCGTGGACATCACCAGCGCGCGCCGGATGCCGGCCCGGTCCAGCTGGGCGAGCAGGTCCTCGGGCGCGAGCGGCGCCGTGAACGCGGGATCGCACTTGCCGAAGCGGCGCACGCTCTCGCAGTAGTCCGGCAGGAAGGCGAGGATGGTCGGCGAGTGGACGTGGACGTGGTGGTCCACGCGCACGGGCTCGGTGCGAGCAGCGCCCGCGGCAGGGCTCGCAGCGGCGAGCGCCAGGGAGAGGCACAGCAGCCCCGTGATGCATTCGAAGCGTGCGCCAGGGCCTCTCGGGTCTCGTGCAGGTCGCATCGGGTGAGGTTGGCGAAATGCCGCGGCTTCGGCAAGGCGCCCCCTGTTCTCCTCAGCGGGGGCTACGGGCGCAGGTGGGCGAGCAGCCAGCGCGCCCGGTCCCCGGGGCCGTCGTCGCGGGGCGAGCACGCGCAGTTGCTCGCGGAGGCCCGGGGAGTCGACGGCCCGCGCCAGGGATGGAATCTCACGGAAGGGCAGCCAGAGGCGGAGGCCGACCGCGGCGAGGACGATTGCCCGCATCCTCTCCGCTTGGGCCTTCGTGCGGGGCGGCCGGCCGAGCCACCGCAACGCCTTGACGAGGATGTACCCGCTCCGGAAGAACTTCGGGCACGCCTCGACGAAGCCCAGGAGCTCGTCGAGGTTGCAGACCTCGCCGCGCCGGCAACGTTCGAGCTGGTCGAAGAAGCCCGGAGGCCATACCGCTTCGAAGGCCCGGTGGGAGCGGGCGGCCGCCTCCTCGTGTCCCGCCTCCCAGTGGGGGACGAGACTGCGCCGCGCGCGCTCCACCTCCTCGCCGAGGACTTTCCAGTTCCAGGCCATGCGTATCGCGTGGAGCGTAGGCCATTTCCAGCGGCCAGGCCCCGCGGCGGACGCGCGGTATCGCACCAACGTCGCGCTCCGGCTGCTCCTCTCCCCAGCAAGCCGCCCCAGCGTGCTGCGCTGGACGCACGGCTTGCACCCGCGCGGGCCGGTCGGCAGCGTTGGGGACCGCGTCTGGCCCGTTCGCCCAGGCTCCCGCTCCGCGACGTGCGCCCCGCCCACCGGAGCGCTGCCGCCGCACCGCAGCCTGGGCACCTCTGGGGGACCGGCGGGAGACGCCACACGTGTATCCCTCCTTCAACATCCTGGTGTCGTCGGCGGGGCGCCGCGTGGCGCTGCTGGACATCTTCCGGCGCACGCTGCGCGACCTGGGCCTGCGCGGCCAGGTGATGGCCTCGGACATGTCCCGCCGCAGCGCCGCATTCCACGCCGCGGACCGGGGCTTCGTGGTGCCGCGCTGCTCGAGCCCGGACTTCGTCCCCGCGCTGCTCGCGCTCTGTGAGCGCCAGGCCGTCCGCCTCCTGGTGCCCACCATCGACTCGGAGCTCGGGGTGCTCGCGGCGCAGCGCGCGCGCTTCGAGGCGGCCGGGGTGACGGTGGCGGTGTCCTCGCCAGAGGTGGTCGCCATCAGCGAGGACAAGCAGCGCACCCACGCGTGGCTGGTGCAGGAGGGGCTTCCCACCGTGCGGCAGGGCAGCGTGGAGGCGGTGCTCGCGCAGCCCGAGCAGTGGCGCTTCCCGGTAATCGTGAAGCCGCGGCGGGGCAGCTCCTCGGTGGGCGTGGTGCAGGTGGGGGACGCGCGGCAGCTGGCGGCGACGGGGCGGCGGGGCGACGACATCGTGCAGGCCGTGGCCCCGGGGCACGAGTACACCGTGGACTTCCTCGCGGACCGCGCGGGCCGCTGCCGCTGCACCGTGCCGCGCCGCCGGCTCGAGGTGCGCGGCGGGGAGGTGAGCAAGGGCATGACGGTACGCAGCGAGGTGCTCGAGGCGCTCGCCTGGCGCGTCTGCGAGCGACTGCCGGGCGCGTACGGCACGCTCAACGTGCAGCTGTTCCTCGACGAGGCCTCTGGCACGGTGAACGTCATCGAGATCAACGCACGCTTCGGCGGCGGCTTCCCGCTCGCGTGGGAGGCAGGCGCGCACCTGCCGCGGTGGATGATCGAAGAGGTGCTCGGGCTGCCGTCCACCGCCTCCCAGGGGGCGTGGCGCGACCGGCTGGTGATGCTGCGCTACGACAGCGCCGTCTTCGTCGACGAAGCCCGCGACGAAGCCCGCGACGAAGCCCCGGATGAAGCCCGCCGCGGCGCGGTCCACGACGCGCAGGCCGCGGGGCCCTGAGTGGTGCCTCCGCCGGCCAGCATCACCTTCGACGTGGACGACACGCTCTATCTGGAGCGCGACTACGCGCGCAGCGGCTTTCGCGCGGCCGGAGCGTGGGCCGAGCGTGCGCTCGGGCTGGGGCTGCTCGCCGAGCGTGCCTGGGCGGCCTTCGAGGCCGGCGTGCGGGGCAGGGTCTTCGACGTCGCGCTGCGCGACTGCGGGTGCACTCCCACGCCGGCGCTGGTGCAGCAGTTGGTGGAGGTGTACCGCGCGCACGTGCCCGACATCGCGCTGCTGCCGGATGCACACGCGCTGCTCCCGCGGCTGCACCCGCGGGCGGCGCTCGCCTGCGTGACGGATGGCCCCCTGCGCAGCCAGCAGGCCAAGGCGCAGGCGCTGCAGCTCGCGCGCTGGCTCTCTCCGCTCGTGCTCACCGCGCAGTGGGGCCCGGGCTTCGAGAAGCCGCACCCGCGCGCGTTCGCGCTCGTGGAGGAGGCGCACGGGGTGCGTGCGGAGTCCTGCGTGTACGTGGCGGACAACCCGGCGAAGGACTTCGTCGCGCCGCACGCGCGCGGCTGGAGGACGGTGCGGCTGCGGCGGGCGGGAGGCCTGCACGCTGCGCGTGCGAGCGGCGCGGACGTGGACCACGAGCTCCCGGACCTCGAGGGTCTGCCCGGCCTGCTCGGGCTGCAGCTCGGCTGAGCCCGGAGCGGCGGGGACTTGCACGAGCGAACGCCGCGCCGCCCGCTGGCTGCACCGGGGGACAGCACCCGCGCGGCCCCACCCGTGCCACGGCGTGCCCCATGCCCGCGCCATCCCTGCGCATCGCCTACGTGAGCCTGCACGACCCGGGCAACCTGCGGGCCTTCTCCGGCATCGCGCACTACGCCTTCGAGGCCCTGAAGGCGCACGTAGGCCGCACCACTGCGCTGACCCCGCCGCCGCTGCCGAGCGCCCTGGTGGCGCGCGCGGGGGGCGCGGCCGCGTACCTCTTCGAGGGCTGGCGCGCGCTGCGGCCCGAGGACTTCGACGTGGCCTTCGTGCTCCAGGCGCCGGTGGTGGGCGCGTTCATCCCCCGGCGCATCCCGGTGGTCTTCAGCACCGACAACACCTGGGCCGCCTACGAGGGCTACTACCCGCAGGTGTACCGCCGCGGCTGGCAGCGCGCGGTGCGCTACGGCGTGGACCGGCGCGCGCTGCGGCGCGCGGACCTGCTCCTGCTCTCTTCGGACTGGGCCGCGGGCTCCGCCGCGCGCGACTACGGCGTGCCGGCCGAGCGCATCGAGGTGCTGCCCTACGGTGCGAACCTGGCCGTGACGCCCGCGCCGCGCGCGTCCTCCGCGTGGGCGCTCGAGCGCGAGGTGCAGCTGCTGCTGCTCGGCGTGAGCTGGGAGCGCAAGGGGGGCGCGCTCGCGCTCGAGGCCGTCACCTGGCTCAACCAGCAGGGCGTGGCCGCGCACCTCACCGTGTGCGGCTGCACGCCGCCCGCGGGCACGCGGCTGCCCCCGTGCGTGACGCTGCTGCCCTTCCTGGACAAGGGCGCGCCCGCAGATGCCGAGCGCCTGCACCAGCTGATGCTGCGCTCGCACTTCCTGCTGCTGCCCACGCGTGCGGAGTGCATGGGGCTGGTGTTCTGCGAGGCCGGCGCGTACGGCCTGCCGGTCATCACCACGCACACGGGCGGCGTCCCCTCGGTGGTGGAGGAGGGGGTCAACGGACACACGCTGCCGCTCGAGGCGACGGGGGAGGACTTCGGCCGCGCCGTGGCCGGGGCGTGGCAGGACCGCGAGGCCTACGTGCGCTTCTCGCGCCGGGCGCGCGAGCGCTTCGAGGCACGGCTCAACTGGGCGGCCTGGGGCCGGGGCGTGCAGCAGGCGCTGCAGCGCCACTTCCCGCAGCTCGCCCGCGGCGAGGCCCGCGCCTAGAGCGTCCCCGCGCGCAGCTCGCCCACCAGGTGCGCGCAGGCGCGCACCGTGAGCGCCATCATCGTGAGGGTGGGGTTGGGCACGCCGCTGGACGGGAAGCAGGCCCCGTCGGTCACGAGGAGGTTGGGCACGTCCCACAGCTGGTTGAAGGGGTTGAGCACGGCCGTGTCCGGGTCGCGGCCCATGCGGGCGGTGCCCACCTCGTGCAGGGCGCTGCCGGGCGGGGGCAGGGCGCCGCTCGGCTCCGCCACCTCGTAGCCTGCCGCCTGCAGCATCTCCACGCAGCTGCTCACGGCGTCCGCCGCCATGCGCCGCTCGTTGTCCGAGTGGGCGCAGGCGATGTGCACCGCGGGGATGCCCCAGCGGTCCTTCACCCGCGGGTCCAGGGTGACGCGGTTGTCCGGGCGCGGGAGCATCTCGCCGAAGGGCAGCATGTTGCAGACGTCCTTCCCCGCGGTGAGCACCTGCACGCCGTAGCCGCGCGCGAACGCCTCCGTGTGGGCCCCCACGTTGCGGAACTGCGGCACGTAGCACCAGGAGGCTGGCGGCCTGCTGCGGGTGCACGGGTCGCAGCGCGCCGCGATGTACGGCGGCACGATGTGGTCCATCAGGTTGCGGCCGAGCTGGCCCGAGCGCGCGCCCAGGCCGCCGGAGAGCAGCAGCAGGCGCGTGGACTCGATGGTGCCCGCCGCGAGCACCACCACGCGCGCATGCACCTCGCGCGCGTGCCCCGTGCGCGCATCCACGTAGGCCACGCCTTTTGCCCGCGCGCTCGCCGGATCGTGGAGCACGTGGCTCGCCACCGCGTGGGTGAGGAGCGTGAGCCGCCCGGTGCGCAGCGCGGCGGGCACCGTGACGGGGACGCGCGCGGTGCGCCGCACCACCACGTGACGCCCGGGCCAGCGCGCCTCCACGCTCGCCTTGAGGCGCCTCTCCGCGGCGCTCGGCGGCACGGGCGCGACGCACTCCGAGTCGGGCAGCCCGGGCAGCCCGTCCGCGTTGCCGCGCAGCCCCATCCAGCGCTCCACGCGCGCGTAGAAGGGCGCGAGCTCGCGCAAGGAGAGCGGCCACTCGGGGCTCAAGCCGTCCACGCGCCCTGCGTGGAAGTCCGCGTCCGACATCCGGTAGAACTGCCGCCCGTGCCCGTGCACCGCGGTGCGCCCGCCCACCCGCCGCGCGCGCAGCCAGGTGAAGGGCATGTCCTCGGGCGTGGTGTAGGGGTTGTCCACGTCGTCCACGAAGGCGTGGGGGTGGGCGCGCCACGCCACGGTGCGCGACTGGATGGGCTGGCGCGCCTGCGAGGGGATGGGCAGCCCGAGGCGCAGCCGCACCTGCTGCAGCGCGAGCAGCACCGGGTCCGCGCGCGTGCTCCCGCCCGCCTCGAGCAGCGCCACCCGGAGCCCCGCCTCGGTCAGCTCCTTGGCGGCCCAGCCGCCGCACGCGCCCGCGCCCACCACCACCGCGTCGAAGGTCGCCGCCATCGTGGCCCGCTCCGCCCGCGCCGCGGCCCCTCGCGCCCGGGCGCGCACGCCCGCACCGTGGGCGCCCGGGCCCCGCGCCGCCCATCGGACTGCGGGGCAAGGCTTGGGCCTACGCCCACTGCACGCCGTGTCCCGCCTCCACCTCGGCCACGCTGAGGCGCGCGCCCTCCTGGCGCGAGCCGCCGCGGAAGGGGTGGCGCGCGATGAAGAGCGGCGTGTCCAGGTCCACGTAGCTGAAGCCGCCCAGCCCCGCGGCGAGGTGCGCCGAGAGGCTCGCCGCGAGGATGCTCTCGAGCATCGCGCCCACCATCAGCTCGAGCCCCGCGGTGCGCGCGAGCGACCAGATGTGCAGCGCCTCCGCCACCCCGTACTTCATCGCCTTGATGTTGACGGCGCTCGCGGCGCCCGCGCGCACCAGCCGCAGCACGTCCGCGGCCGAGCGGGCGGACTCGTCCGCGCAGATGGGCATCGGGGCCTCGCGGGTGAGCGCCGCCATGCCCTCGAGGTCCGAGGGGTGCACCGGCTGCTCGAAGAGCGCGAGCCCCACGCCCTCCCGCGCCACGCCCTTCAGGAAGGCGCGCGCCTGGGCGAGGCTGTAGCCGCCGTTCGCATCCACGAAGAGCCGCGCGTGCGGCGCGGCAGCGCGGATGGCGACGAGGCGCTCGAGGTCCCCCTCGGGCTCGAGCGCGCCCACCTTCACCTTCAGGGTGTGGATGCCGCGCGCGAGGATGGCGCGCGTGGAGGCTAGCGCGTGCGCCACGTCCCCCGCGGTCACCGTCATGTCCGTCTCCAGCGCAGTGCCGGCCCCGCCGAAGAACACCCACAGGGGCGTGCGGTAGTGGCGGGCGAGCGCGTCCAGCAGCGCCGTCTCCAGCGCGCAGCGCGCCGAGGGCGCCTCGGGGAGCGCCTGCGCGAGCTGCGCGCACAGGGGGCGCCAGCCGCGCGCGTCCGCCCCGAGCCACTGCGCGCTCCC
This genomic interval from Aggregicoccus sp. 17bor-14 contains the following:
- a CDS encoding mucoidy inhibitor MuiA family protein, encoding MRSVSPFVALVLSALAAPAGASPSRIASVLVYPDRAQVTRTVSLPCEGRPVAVFEGLPPSADRLSLRARAEGAQVESLVYEQRASDTRYGAEAEALEQRRQVLTRELAALDDAQESAQARWQLGARFNAVAVEQVQRELAAPRPDARAWTAALESALGAQLEAAARKAATLARERELRAEAQEVDARLAALAAASERGERRAEVRLTCTAQGEARVELSYLVGGAGWEPTYEARSDEAHGAVELTTLATVRQRTGEDWRGAKVTLSTAVPLQNATPPELRSLQLRASERPEERKVLVRRDEYREHARAGSGESALESGAQDLRASAQGLSVQLQVPDAADVPGDGTAVRLQVARTRLRATFHFRAVPKLLPAVFRVARLTNAAPFPLLPGSVELFRPSGFLGRQTLERVAQGAPFELTFGQDEGLRVERAVVDEVRRTQGLFGGRYRFRYAYRFTLANHHAGAEDVELAEHLPVSELDDVSVRLEDTTSAGYQLDTGDGIATWRVRLAPGERRTLELAFHVDVPTEYELGDL
- a CDS encoding amidohydrolase family protein, whose protein sequence is MDHHVHVHSPTILAFLPDYCESVRRFGKCDPAFTAPLAPEDLLAQLDRAGIRRALVMSTGYLAESSMISPARPDGAALLRAANDWTVALARRYPKRLSAFIAVDPTTPTALPEIARWRGNPAVTGLKLHLTSAGVDLRRDADVTALAATFRAAAEAKLAVMIHLRTRAGDYGARDVQRFLTEVLPAAGSTPVQIAHAGGWGGIDKATLAALGAFADAIEAEPKRFRNVWFDLAGVWTKDTAPGDRDALVALIRRIGPAHFLPASDWPFTGDLADYYGRIYPLLPLTQAEWKRIRSNVAPYARP
- a CDS encoding ATP-grasp domain-containing protein; translation: MYPSFNILVSSAGRRVALLDIFRRTLRDLGLRGQVMASDMSRRSAAFHAADRGFVVPRCSSPDFVPALLALCERQAVRLLVPTIDSELGVLAAQRARFEAAGVTVAVSSPEVVAISEDKQRTHAWLVQEGLPTVRQGSVEAVLAQPEQWRFPVIVKPRRGSSSVGVVQVGDARQLAATGRRGDDIVQAVAPGHEYTVDFLADRAGRCRCTVPRRRLEVRGGEVSKGMTVRSEVLEALAWRVCERLPGAYGTLNVQLFLDEASGTVNVIEINARFGGGFPLAWEAGAHLPRWMIEEVLGLPSTASQGAWRDRLVMLRYDSAVFVDEARDEARDEAPDEARRGAVHDAQAAGP
- a CDS encoding HAD family hydrolase; the protein is MVPPPASITFDVDDTLYLERDYARSGFRAAGAWAERALGLGLLAERAWAAFEAGVRGRVFDVALRDCGCTPTPALVQQLVEVYRAHVPDIALLPDAHALLPRLHPRAALACVTDGPLRSQQAKAQALQLARWLSPLVLTAQWGPGFEKPHPRAFALVEEAHGVRAESCVYVADNPAKDFVAPHARGWRTVRLRRAGGLHAARASGADVDHELPDLEGLPGLLGLQLG
- a CDS encoding glycosyltransferase family 4 protein, whose protein sequence is MPAPSLRIAYVSLHDPGNLRAFSGIAHYAFEALKAHVGRTTALTPPPLPSALVARAGGAAAYLFEGWRALRPEDFDVAFVLQAPVVGAFIPRRIPVVFSTDNTWAAYEGYYPQVYRRGWQRAVRYGVDRRALRRADLLLLSSDWAAGSAARDYGVPAERIEVLPYGANLAVTPAPRASSAWALEREVQLLLLGVSWERKGGALALEAVTWLNQQGVAAHLTVCGCTPPAGTRLPPCVTLLPFLDKGAPADAERLHQLMLRSHFLLLPTRAECMGLVFCEAGAYGLPVITTHTGGVPSVVEEGVNGHTLPLEATGEDFGRAVAGAWQDREAYVRFSRRARERFEARLNWAAWGRGVQQALQRHFPQLARGEARA
- a CDS encoding GMC oxidoreductase; the protein is MAATFDAVVVGAGACGGWAAKELTEAGLRVALLEAGGSTRADPVLLALQQVRLRLGLPIPSQARQPIQSRTVAWRAHPHAFVDDVDNPYTTPEDMPFTWLRARRVGGRTAVHGHGRQFYRMSDADFHAGRVDGLSPEWPLSLRELAPFYARVERWMGLRGNADGLPGLPDSECVAPVPPSAAERRLKASVEARWPGRHVVVRRTARVPVTVPAALRTGRLTLLTHAVASHVLHDPASARAKGVAYVDARTGHAREVHARVVVLAAGTIESTRLLLLSGGLGARSGQLGRNLMDHIVPPYIAARCDPCTRSRPPASWCYVPQFRNVGAHTEAFARGYGVQVLTAGKDVCNMLPFGEMLPRPDNRVTLDPRVKDRWGIPAVHIACAHSDNERRMAADAVSSCVEMLQAAGYEVAEPSGALPPPGSALHEVGTARMGRDPDTAVLNPFNQLWDVPNLLVTDGACFPSSGVPNPTLTMMALTVRACAHLVGELRAGTL
- a CDS encoding dipeptide epimerase codes for the protein MTAISLESLTLPLTEPFAIAGGAPDVADNLLVRLQLADGTVGLGEAAPFTAVTGETAASTRAALERGSAQWLGADARGWRPLCAQLAQALPEAPSARCALETALLDALARHYRTPLWVFFGGAGTALETDMTVTAGDVAHALASTRAILARGIHTLKVKVGALEPEGDLERLVAIRAAAPHARLFVDANGGYSLAQARAFLKGVAREGVGLALFEQPVHPSDLEGMAALTREAPMPICADESARSAADVLRLVRAGAASAVNIKAMKYGVAEALHIWSLARTAGLELMVGAMLESILAASLSAHLAAGLGGFSYVDLDTPLFIARHPFRGGSRQEGARLSVAEVEAGHGVQWA